The Malus domestica chromosome 17, GDT2T_hap1 genome contains the following window.
CCCCCAGAAAAAtagatttttcattttgttgGGACTCGTTGACTTCCTTCGGAATCGCACCAGGTTCATTGTTTGTGAACCCATTTACCAGATAATGGAAGGTGACGTCATTAGGAATGCACTTCTTCTTCAGCATTAGTTCAAAAAAGGAGGCGGCATTTGCAAGGTTACCTTCCTTGCAAAATGTTCCAATAAGTATGCTATATGTGACTACATTTGGCTCCAAGCCACAGGATTTCATCTCTTTGAAAGTTTTTACAGCTCCGCAGGAATCTCCCTTGTGGCAAAACCCATAGATCAAGGAGGTGTATGTGACCACATTTGGCTTGCATCCCTGTTTGACCATCAGTTCAAAGAAACTTAGAGCAGCATCCAAGTTATGCTGCTTGACATACCCATCAATAATTGTAGAATACGTGAACCCATCAGGACGATGATGCACTTTCCGCATTTTCTCAAAGCAAGAAAGTGCATCCTTCATCATTCCAAATTTGCAGAAACCCTTAATCATAGCATTGTACCCCACAACACCGGGGTTTAGACCCTTTTCAATAGTTAACCCAAATATATTTTTTGCTTCCTCAAGGTCACCATTTCTGATTAACCCGTCCACCAGAGTGGCATAAACATATGCATCTGGTGGTACATTTTGGTCAAGCATCTGACCAAGCAGCAACTTGGCAGTAGGAAGCCTCCCTTTCTTACAAAGGCCactcatcaaaacattgtaAATGTGAGCATCAGGGACTACTCCACTTTCCATCATTCTGTCCTGAACTGCCATTGCAACATCGACTTCCTCAGAAACAACAAGTCCATGGATGAGAGCTCCATAAGAAACCAGATCAGGTTTGTATCCTCTTTCTGTAATCTTAGTAAACAAATCCAAGGCCCTTCTGTGCTCCCGTTGTCTGAAATAAGTGTGAAAAAGAGGAGTATAACTAAATTTATTTGGCACCAATCCTCTCTCCATCGCGTGGTTTATAAACTGTTCAGCTTCCTTAACCTTCCCACCCTTGCATGAATTATGAATCAAAATATTGTAGGTTGTAATATCTGGCTCACAACCACTCTCAATCATCTGCTTTACTGTCTCCACTCCTTTAACCAAGCTACCATGCTTACATCTAGCATCAACAATATTATTACGTACTTGAACATTAATATGCAAGCCTCTCTCCTTCATTTCCATGAAAAGCCGATCAATCGCTTTAAACTTTCCTTCTTTGCAATACCCATTTATCATAGCTCCATAAGTTTCCAGAGTGGGCAAAAACCCCTTCGATTTCAACTCTTTAAAAATCACATTAGCACTTTCGACATCACCTTTTTTGCAATATCCGTCAATAAGCGTATTGTAAAAAACAACATTTGGTACACAACTCTTTCCCCACCTATCCACAATTAATTTTCTACCTTCCTCAACCCTCCCTTCCTTACACAACCCCTTCACCATTATACAAGTACTATAGTTATCCATACACAAATGCTCACGGCCACCTCTCTCAGCCATTTCGTCATACACCCGGCGTGCAACGTCAACTCTCCTACTTTTCACAAGAACATTTAACAACGAATTACACGCGAAAACACTCGGAACTACACCATACACCTTAACCACAATATCATACAAGTCAAGAGCTTTACCAACCATCCCAGAGTCCGCATAAGCTCTAATTACAAAGCTCAACGCATCATGGGTCGGCTTTACTTCTTCCAATTTCACCTTATCCATCACCAAATCGATCTCCGAAAACACCCGAAACCTCGCCAGAAGCTTTAACAGCGAAGAATACGCAGACCCATCTGGAGAGCAGCAGTAGGATCGCTTGAATGCCCAGTCAAAGAACTTCAAACCCAATTCTACATCGTGCACTCGGTCCAAAACGAAATGGGCAACGTCGGAAACAAGCATTTCGGTTTCGGAGAATTGGGTTTCGAGAGATTGCTCCCAATGATGTTGGGTTCTGAGGATTTGGATGGTGTCATTGACGAGTCTCTTGACGTGGGGAGGtggtggagaagaagaagaagaagaagaagaagaagtgggCTTTCGGTTTTGAAGGGGTTTGATGCGAGAGAGAAGGGTTTTAGACATGTGAGAGTGTGAAGAGGTTTTGGATTTCTTGAGGCTTTCTGTGAGCGAGTTTTCAGAGGTTTGAAGGTGACGCAGCTCTTGGATTGGAATTACAGTCGCTGCACGCTTTCGCTTCAACAAAAAGGCGCTAaacttaattttcatttcaaataCTAATGCTCTCGGATATCAAAAGTCTCCACGACATTCCGTATGAGTTCATAATTTTATTAGCGTTTCGATCTAATAATATAATGTTACGTGAAAGTGTTTTTTCTAAAGAATATTGTATTATTGGATTAACATGTCAtgatgattttattttatataaattatttttaacacGACATTTGTATCTCAAATGAAGTTCATTTGTCACGCCAGTAGCATGGTCGAATACCAAATATTGAGTCTTCGACAAGCATATCAACCATCCGCACTTGCATAGCTGTTAATAATATGTAGCATGCTTGTAAGTGAATCTATGTGAAGAGTGTGTACTAGCAGCCTATTGAGCGGTTGGATACACATGTTCAGGGTCGCCTAACCGAGAATACATCTCATTGGCAAACCTTTAACTTCCGAATTCTTTTGTCCAAGTATTGTCTAAGTTAAAAAAATGACACGTGTTTATAAAACACGTGCTATGTTTTAACTGGACAATTCCTTCCATGCAGCTTGCAATATGGGATGGAAGTCCACACCCAATCGGTTTCCGACAACTAAAAAACACAACTACGTTTAGCATATGGACATAGATCTTAGATGCTTCTTCAAGCAGTTCTGAGTACTGATTCTTCAAGAACTTCAGTATGCTTTTTTAAGAAGCACTTggttttttaataaaaacttccaacattttttttaaacatatgaTATTATTTAAATTAAGGATATTAAAGTGGATTAAGTCTCCCAATGGGTTagccataataatttggttcgCATTTGCAtttgcgagaatcgaacctaaaacctctcacttacaagtgaagatcaATACTACTAGACCATAATGCTTATGAGTTATGAAATTCCAAACAAGCCAACATTCTCAAAGAATTTATTCCCCAAACCGAACAGACAGAGATATAAATGGTAAATTTTGGATAGGCAGAACACTTGGTGAGAATTCAGTGTGATAACTTTAGAGCAATCAAACAATCTTCTCATCTTCTCTGACACTCAAATTCCAGGAGTTGAAGAGAGATCTACGATTTCATGCCAAGCATACAAGCGTAATAACTTCGGAAGGACAAGATCCAGCTCATGATGCAGCAACACCTCCTCCTCTTCAGACTTTCAACTTCTATTTCTTTTCCCCGGAATGCACCGAATCAAGTGTAATGAATCGACGCCCTGCCTGCTGGGCTCTGTTCCCCCTTGTTGCCTAATGCCATGATTTTAATCAGATACATAATCCACTCTACCCAGAATATGAAAAAGAGAGATTATATTTACacatcccaaattacttctctcacgcttttaattttttactatTTTGTACACACtaaatagaaaaatattaaaaaattaaaaaggtgtgggagaaataatttggggtgtgtgaatataatctcccaAAAAACTCATCTACCAATCATTTCGCTAACTGTTGCACATGTATCACCAATTCTCAATCAAATGATCCACTCAATCATAGACATACACACAACAAACGAAAGCATATGTACATGTACACTCACCATcaaatcaaaaacaaaaatgaaaacctGTACATTAGATTTATTAACCTTACCCGAAGAAACTGTTATGCACCTCGAGAGGCAGAGTGGCAGATGATTGGATTTTCTGTAATAAAATCATAGCAAAtacataatttgattatattttgGGAGAGAATAAAATGATAGTAACAAATCGGAATTCATGTACAAGAAAAGTCTAGCCAATTAGCCATGTGAGTTATTTCCTATCGACtcctttttataaaaagatTTTGACGCTTTCATGTCCAGCTAATCCACAATATACAATGTGCACCATAGTAAAAGCTTTCTCAACACAAAGTTTGGAATTTCAATTGATATTTAAATGTTCTGGGGTGATGTCTCGGTGCCAGACCCAAACATGGAAATGGCCTTCTATAGCAGGGGGAGGGAAGAGAAAAAGGTTTTCCTTCGcatttgtgttaattttttaaaggGGTTAGAGAAATATACACACTACGAACAGGGCTTAGAGAAATATCTGTGTATCAAACACGTTGTACTCAAGTTAAGGCAAACACTACCAGTCCAAGAAATATAAAACACGTAAAGGCAAATACTAGCTGTAAGGCGAACTCACACTGTATGAAAACCATGCGTCGACGTGCTAAGAAGGATATGCAGATATATATCAAGTAAACATACACAACAATAAAATCAGCATGCAGATATACACAAGTGGGTAAGCAACATTTGAGCCAGCATTTTTTCATTAGTGTGTGAATAGCATATCCTATTATCTATCTTCCAAATTTAGGGTATTCTCAAGCCACTCCCCGGCCACATCAGATAAATTTTCGTT
Protein-coding sequences here:
- the LOC103437298 gene encoding pentatricopeptide repeat-containing protein At1g52620 — its product is MKIKFSAFLLKRKRAATVIPIQELRHLQTSENSLTESLKKSKTSSHSHMSKTLLSRIKPLQNRKPTSSSSSSSSSPPPPHVKRLVNDTIQILRTQHHWEQSLETQFSETEMLVSDVAHFVLDRVHDVELGLKFFDWAFKRSYCCSPDGSAYSSLLKLLARFRVFSEIDLVMDKVKLEEVKPTHDALSFVIRAYADSGMVGKALDLYDIVVKVYGVVPSVFACNSLLNVLVKSRRVDVARRVYDEMAERGGREHLCMDNYSTCIMVKGLCKEGRVEEGRKLIVDRWGKSCVPNVVFYNTLIDGYCKKGDVESANVIFKELKSKGFLPTLETYGAMINGYCKEGKFKAIDRLFMEMKERGLHINVQVRNNIVDARCKHGSLVKGVETVKQMIESGCEPDITTYNILIHNSCKGGKVKEAEQFINHAMERGLVPNKFSYTPLFHTYFRQREHRRALDLFTKITERGYKPDLVSYGALIHGLVVSEEVDVAMAVQDRMMESGVVPDAHIYNVLMSGLCKKGRLPTAKLLLGQMLDQNVPPDAYVYATLVDGLIRNGDLEEAKNIFGLTIEKGLNPGVVGYNAMIKGFCKFGMMKDALSCFEKMRKVHHRPDGFTYSTIIDGYVKQHNLDAALSFFELMVKQGCKPNVVTYTSLIYGFCHKGDSCGAVKTFKEMKSCGLEPNVVTYSILIGTFCKEGNLANAASFFELMLKKKCIPNDVTFHYLVNGFTNNEPGAIPKEVNESQQNEKSIFLGVFRRMISDGWFQKVAVYNSIIICLCHHGMVKTALQLCEKYVNNGILLDSVSFAGLLHGICLEGRSKEWKSIIPFNLKDREFQTAVKFSRIIDDYLHQGRESEATLILQSMVNDLMSRDQEVDLKDIKR